One Natronolimnobius sp. AArcel1 DNA window includes the following coding sequences:
- a CDS encoding prenyltransferase, translated as MGDSNKTQTGSLVYLLSLSRPRFWLYLAGPVLVGVAYGAAAPAEVVTPAAVVLFAYFLLPANVFLYGINDIYDREIDAANPKKDEKESRYRGQRVVPLLVGLCGALPLVFAPVVPTPAWPWLAAFVVLGAAYSAPPVRFKTTPLLDSVSNGLYILPGAAAYAAVAGTQPPVLAVVGGWLWAMGMHTFSAIPDIEPDRETGIRTTATVLGAQRTYAYCGACWLASALAFGALDVRLGAVMLVYPVLVGAIATASVDVDRAYWWFPAINTVVGAVLTMGGLWRLLYG; from the coding sequence ATGGGAGACAGCAACAAGACGCAGACAGGCTCTCTCGTGTATCTGCTCTCGCTCTCGAGGCCGCGTTTTTGGCTCTACCTCGCGGGACCGGTGCTGGTTGGGGTTGCCTACGGGGCGGCCGCTCCAGCCGAGGTAGTCACGCCTGCAGCGGTCGTGTTGTTTGCATACTTTCTGCTCCCGGCGAATGTGTTTCTGTACGGAATCAACGACATCTACGACCGCGAGATCGACGCTGCAAATCCGAAGAAAGACGAAAAGGAGAGCCGGTATCGTGGGCAGCGAGTCGTCCCACTGCTGGTCGGACTCTGCGGGGCGCTCCCGCTCGTTTTCGCGCCGGTTGTACCGACTCCCGCGTGGCCGTGGCTCGCTGCATTTGTCGTGCTTGGGGCCGCCTACAGCGCGCCACCAGTGCGATTCAAGACAACTCCCCTACTGGATTCGGTCTCGAACGGCCTGTACATCCTCCCGGGCGCGGCGGCCTACGCGGCCGTCGCTGGGACGCAGCCACCCGTCCTCGCCGTTGTCGGCGGCTGGCTCTGGGCGATGGGCATGCACACGTTTTCGGCGATCCCAGACATCGAACCCGACCGTGAAACGGGTATTCGGACCACGGCGACCGTGTTGGGAGCACAACGGACCTACGCCTACTGCGGGGCCTGCTGGCTCGCGAGCGCACTCGCCTTTGGCGCACTCGACGTGCGACTGGGCGCGGTCATGCTCGTCTACCCCGTCCTCGTGGGGGCAATTGCCACCGCGAGCGTCGACGTCGACCGCGCGTACTGGTGGTTCCCGGCAATCAACACCGTCGTCGGCGCAGTGCTGACGATGGGCGGACTCTGGAGGTTGCTCTATGGATAA
- a CDS encoding NAD(P)/FAD-dependent oxidoreductase, producing MQPLTDESVVVVGGGVGGLSSACYLADAGADVHVLEKNEQLGGRASRLERDGFRFDMGPSWYLMPDVFERFFDHFDRTPSDYYELTHLDPHYRIFFKDGDQVDITPDLERTKELFEEYEEGAGEQLERYLEKSRENYEVGMEHFVYEDRSRLRDFIDLDVARQARGLSLLGSMQGHVESYFDHPKLQQIMQYTLVFLGGSPSNTPALYNLMSHVDFNLGVWYPEGGIGAVIDAIVELGTELGVTYDTDRPATAIKGREGAFLVETPDGPVRPDLVVSNTDYAHTEQDLLPAEQRGYDADYWDSRTYAPSAFLLYLGVEGDVEELAHHTLVLPTEWDGHFEQIFDEPAWPDDPAYYCCVPSETDDTVAPDGHSALFVLVPIAPGLEDTPEIRQEYRDEVLADIATNTGTDIRDRIVLEEQFSVEDFASRYNSYDGTALGLAHTLRQTALFRPPRRSKEVDGLYFVGGDTTPGIGVPMCLISGGLTAEAVEADYGHASHQHHSSAE from the coding sequence ATGCAACCGCTGACCGATGAGTCTGTAGTCGTTGTTGGAGGTGGTGTCGGTGGCCTCTCGAGTGCGTGTTATCTCGCTGATGCCGGCGCTGACGTCCACGTCCTCGAGAAAAACGAGCAACTCGGCGGCCGAGCAAGTCGACTCGAGCGCGATGGCTTCCGATTCGATATGGGACCGTCGTGGTATCTGATGCCCGATGTCTTTGAGCGGTTTTTCGACCATTTTGACCGGACGCCCTCGGACTACTACGAGTTGACGCATCTTGACCCACACTATCGAATTTTCTTCAAGGACGGGGATCAGGTCGACATTACGCCAGACCTCGAGCGCACGAAAGAACTGTTCGAGGAGTACGAGGAGGGCGCTGGCGAGCAGTTAGAACGCTATCTCGAGAAGTCACGCGAGAATTACGAGGTTGGGATGGAACACTTCGTCTACGAGGATCGCTCGAGACTGCGGGATTTCATCGACCTCGATGTGGCGCGTCAGGCCCGCGGCCTGTCGCTGTTGGGGTCGATGCAGGGCCACGTCGAGAGCTACTTCGACCATCCAAAACTCCAGCAGATCATGCAGTACACGCTGGTCTTTCTCGGGGGGTCGCCCTCGAACACGCCAGCGTTATATAACCTGATGAGCCACGTCGATTTCAATCTCGGTGTCTGGTATCCTGAGGGTGGTATCGGCGCGGTCATCGACGCCATTGTTGAACTGGGAACCGAACTTGGCGTTACCTACGACACGGACCGGCCAGCAACAGCGATCAAAGGCCGCGAAGGTGCCTTCCTCGTCGAGACGCCCGACGGGCCGGTTCGCCCCGACTTGGTCGTGAGCAACACCGATTACGCCCACACGGAACAGGACCTGCTGCCAGCAGAACAACGTGGCTACGACGCCGACTACTGGGACTCACGCACGTACGCTCCCTCCGCGTTCTTGCTCTACCTCGGCGTCGAAGGCGACGTCGAAGAGTTGGCCCACCATACGCTCGTCCTGCCGACGGAGTGGGACGGCCACTTCGAGCAAATTTTCGATGAGCCAGCGTGGCCCGACGATCCGGCGTACTACTGTTGCGTTCCATCCGAAACGGACGACACCGTTGCACCTGATGGCCACAGCGCCCTGTTCGTCCTTGTGCCGATCGCGCCAGGGCTCGAGGATACCCCAGAGATCCGCCAGGAGTACCGCGACGAAGTGCTTGCGGATATTGCGACCAACACTGGGACGGATATTCGTGACCGGATCGTCCTCGAGGAACAGTTCTCGGTCGAGGATTTTGCCTCACGATACAACAGCTACGACGGGACGGCGCTTGGACTCGCGCATACGCTTCGCCAGACGGCGCTGTTTCGGCCGCCGCGGCGCTCGAAGGAGGTTGATGGTCTCTACTTCGTCGGTGGGGATACGACCCCCGGAATCGGCGTCCCAATGTGTCTCATCAGCGGCGGGTTGACGGCCGAGGCAGTCGAAGCGGATTACGGCCACGCATCACACCAGCACCACTCGAGCGCGGAGTGA
- a CDS encoding YihY/virulence factor BrkB family protein encodes MAESDSRSSLFALARDVAAVARERQISVKSAGLAYHGFNTLVPLVILLLVGVTLVDALEPLLTALEEATGLEGMVSEEGLEAATAEGNTARTYAAILALVILLWSAIRLFQAVNSAFTDVYGSRKTESYMTTAATVTLVTGFNVVLMMLTLVASVALVSIVGISVSIRGGGLAATAAGSVVLTGLLMVVFLPMYYLFPQVEVSVREVFPGTIFAALSWAVLAASFRFYVATSDSVALFGIAGAILLILTWVYFGSLCLLLGAVLNAVLADRVSPDDGWVPLWGVWSKYAGLFT; translated from the coding sequence ATGGCCGAGTCGGACTCGAGATCGAGTCTCTTTGCCCTCGCTCGAGACGTCGCCGCTGTCGCCCGCGAGCGCCAGATCAGCGTCAAATCCGCTGGTCTGGCCTATCACGGGTTCAACACGCTCGTCCCGCTCGTCATCCTGTTGCTCGTCGGCGTCACGCTCGTCGACGCACTCGAGCCCCTGCTCACCGCGCTCGAGGAAGCAACCGGACTCGAGGGGATGGTCTCGGAGGAGGGCCTCGAGGCGGCGACTGCGGAGGGGAACACTGCTCGGACGTACGCGGCGATTCTGGCGCTCGTGATCTTGCTCTGGAGCGCCATCCGGTTGTTTCAGGCAGTCAACAGCGCCTTTACCGATGTCTATGGCTCACGCAAGACGGAGTCGTACATGACGACGGCGGCGACAGTGACGCTCGTCACGGGATTCAACGTTGTACTGATGATGCTCACGCTGGTCGCCAGTGTGGCACTGGTCAGTATCGTCGGCATCAGCGTCTCAATTCGCGGCGGTGGGCTCGCCGCGACAGCGGCCGGCTCTGTCGTCTTGACCGGCCTGCTGATGGTCGTCTTCCTTCCGATGTACTACCTCTTTCCGCAGGTTGAGGTCTCAGTCCGGGAGGTGTTCCCAGGAACGATCTTCGCGGCGCTGTCATGGGCAGTCCTCGCCGCGAGCTTTCGCTTCTACGTTGCAACCTCCGATAGCGTCGCCCTGTTCGGGATCGCCGGCGCAATCTTGCTCATCCTGACGTGGGTCTACTTCGGAAGCCTCTGTCTGTTACTCGGGGCCGTCCTCAACGCTGTCCTCGCAGATCGCGTCTCGCCCGACGACGGCTGGGTCCCCCTCTGGGGCGTCTGGTCGAAGTACGCCGGCCTGTTCACGTGA
- a CDS encoding TIGR00300 family protein translates to MTVARTVELEGHIIDSGTMGHCFGVVMDMGGEFDVEEFEVGRHKHAESYCRLRVMAETESDLRAILHELNQQGATVADPRDATLEEAPEDGVVPVEFYSTTNHPTAVRVGGEWIDVENVEMDCALVVEPNGESSPRVTTRVLNAVEEGDLVVTGETGIRVEPPERPRDGGGSFGFMQGGVSSERPSASLIEEIADEMRDVREADGTVLVVCGPAIVHSGGRNALADLVSAGFIDALSAGNGFAVHDLERDLYGTSLGVDTESLEHPRNGHKHHIYTISEIVRLGGIEAAVDEGVVDEGVMYECIENDVPYVLAGSIRDDGPLPDTITDALEAQNAIREQAHEADLVLMLSTLLHSVAVGNCLPSTTKTVCVDINPATVTQLLDRGSAQAVGLVTDIGAFLPMLRDELLE, encoded by the coding sequence ATGACTGTCGCGCGTACCGTCGAACTCGAGGGCCACATCATCGACTCGGGGACGATGGGCCATTGCTTCGGCGTCGTCATGGACATGGGCGGCGAGTTCGACGTCGAGGAGTTCGAGGTCGGCCGCCACAAACACGCGGAATCGTACTGCCGGCTACGGGTGATGGCCGAGACCGAGTCCGATCTGCGGGCGATTCTCCACGAACTCAACCAGCAGGGTGCGACCGTGGCTGACCCTCGAGATGCCACGCTCGAGGAGGCACCGGAAGACGGTGTCGTCCCGGTCGAGTTCTACTCGACGACGAATCACCCGACCGCCGTTCGCGTCGGGGGCGAGTGGATCGACGTCGAAAACGTCGAAATGGACTGTGCGCTCGTGGTGGAACCAAACGGCGAGTCGTCCCCACGAGTCACGACCAGAGTCTTAAACGCCGTCGAGGAAGGCGACCTGGTCGTCACCGGCGAGACTGGCATCCGGGTCGAACCGCCTGAACGCCCCCGCGACGGCGGTGGCTCCTTCGGATTCATGCAAGGAGGCGTCTCGAGCGAGCGACCATCCGCATCGTTGATCGAAGAGATCGCCGACGAAATGCGTGACGTGCGTGAAGCCGATGGCACTGTGCTTGTCGTCTGCGGCCCGGCAATCGTTCACTCCGGTGGTCGGAACGCGCTGGCAGACCTCGTTAGCGCGGGATTCATCGACGCACTCAGCGCCGGTAACGGCTTTGCAGTGCATGACTTAGAGCGAGACCTCTATGGGACCTCGCTGGGCGTCGACACCGAGAGTCTCGAGCACCCGCGGAACGGCCACAAACACCACATCTACACGATCAGCGAGATCGTCCGTCTCGGTGGAATCGAGGCGGCCGTCGATGAGGGCGTCGTCGACGAGGGCGTGATGTACGAGTGTATCGAAAACGACGTGCCCTACGTCCTCGCGGGTTCGATCCGCGACGATGGCCCGTTGCCGGATACGATCACCGACGCACTCGAGGCCCAGAACGCTATCCGCGAGCAGGCCCACGAGGCCGACCTCGTCCTCATGCTCTCGACGCTGTTGCACTCCGTGGCCGTCGGCAACTGCCTTCCCTCGACCACGAAAACCGTCTGTGTCGACATCAACCCCGCGACCGTCACCCAGTTACTCGACCGGGGCAGTGCACAGGCCGTCGGACTCGTCACCGATATCGGGGCGTTCCTGCCGATGCTCCGAGACGAGTTACTCGAGTGA
- a CDS encoding DUF2196 domain-containing protein: MSSECPTASELRQGITVELVQGDQDIQSEDSEPLIGEIGTIYEDDPAGPKVELKNGAVGHVQSIVHDE, translated from the coding sequence ATGTCAAGCGAATGCCCCACCGCTTCTGAACTCCGCCAGGGCATCACCGTCGAACTCGTCCAGGGCGACCAGGACATCCAATCCGAGGACAGCGAGCCACTCATCGGCGAAATCGGCACGATCTACGAGGACGATCCAGCAGGCCCCAAAGTCGAACTGAAAAACGGCGCAGTCGGCCACGTACAGTCGATCGTCCACGACGAATAG
- a CDS encoding phytoene/squalene synthase family protein: protein MKQEHIDAGKAIQRRTGKTFYLATKFLPERVRHSTHVLYAFFRIADEVVDDADGVPPAQQRAELESLREQALGETDPDDPVLEAFIELRDRHGIADEEVNEFIDAMATDIETSRYDTYADLEAYMRGSAAAVGVMMTAIMEPDMEEAALPHAVKLGEAFQLTNFLRDVREDILDRDRIYLPQATLEEHGVSDAQIERLEYSDDFAAAMAHELQRAEELYREGVAGIRYLPEDCQLPVLLSAVLYAEHHALIRHQEYDVLSTEPALSTTRKLWCLAKTRWHWHWNRDPEAVFHRVSAVPTVDPDPHGRSPGHGDSVPTQ from the coding sequence ATGAAACAGGAACACATCGACGCCGGGAAGGCGATACAACGCCGCACCGGAAAGACGTTCTATCTTGCCACAAAATTCCTCCCGGAGCGTGTTCGACACTCGACACACGTCCTCTATGCGTTCTTTCGGATCGCAGACGAGGTTGTCGACGATGCCGACGGCGTCCCGCCAGCACAACAACGGGCCGAACTCGAGTCGCTTCGTGAACAGGCACTTGGTGAGACGGATCCCGACGACCCGGTTCTCGAGGCGTTCATCGAACTTCGCGACCGGCACGGCATTGCCGATGAGGAGGTCAACGAGTTCATCGATGCCATGGCGACTGATATTGAGACGAGTCGCTACGACACGTATGCTGATCTCGAGGCCTACATGCGCGGATCAGCGGCTGCTGTCGGTGTGATGATGACGGCGATCATGGAACCCGACATGGAGGAGGCGGCGCTTCCACACGCGGTCAAACTCGGCGAAGCCTTCCAACTCACGAACTTCCTCCGTGACGTTCGCGAAGACATCCTTGACCGGGATCGTATCTATCTTCCGCAAGCGACCCTCGAGGAACACGGCGTCAGTGACGCACAGATCGAACGTCTCGAGTACTCCGATGACTTTGCGGCGGCGATGGCACACGAACTGCAACGAGCAGAAGAACTGTATCGAGAGGGCGTGGCTGGAATTCGGTACTTGCCCGAAGATTGCCAGTTGCCGGTGTTACTGTCGGCCGTGCTTTACGCGGAACATCATGCACTTATTCGTCACCAGGAGTACGATGTACTCTCCACTGAGCCCGCTCTCTCGACAACGCGCAAACTCTGGTGTCTAGCGAAAACGCGCTGGCACTGGCACTGGAATCGAGACCCGGAAGCGGTATTTCACCGCGTCTCGGCGGTTCCGACCGTTGATCCCGACCCCCATGGCCGCAGCCCCGGTCACGGTGACAGCGTCCCGACGCAGTAA
- the cruF gene encoding bisanhydrobacterioruberin hydratase, which produces MDNTNTRAHDHDDRNSTRANIQHRLEQIIRENRFTIAVVFPFVGAVTLVASAEGWLTGPLAYNPLFILFGTAVMRSPLLVGLLPRIGWWALGCLGVLTIYTYAIEMIGVRTDWPYGAFEYTIQLGPMLFGEVPIALPLFFIPLVLNAYLLTLLVLGDWRDRLFVRVPVAIAAVVAVDVVLDPAAVAIGFWEFDSGGFYGVPLSNYLGWVLSGTVAILLVELAFDREALLERVEECVFILDDLVSFVLLWGAINLLYGNWIAAGVAGLFCLGLFSTDRYDWEMVRTAIPSINMR; this is translated from the coding sequence ATGGATAATACAAACACTCGAGCACACGATCACGACGACCGCAACAGCACACGAGCGAACATACAGCATCGACTCGAGCAAATTATTCGGGAGAATCGGTTTACGATCGCGGTTGTGTTCCCGTTCGTTGGCGCGGTGACGCTCGTTGCGAGTGCTGAAGGCTGGCTGACGGGGCCGCTTGCGTACAATCCGCTGTTTATCCTCTTTGGTACGGCAGTTATGCGCTCACCGCTGCTGGTCGGCCTCTTACCACGGATTGGCTGGTGGGCGCTTGGCTGTCTCGGCGTGTTGACGATCTATACGTACGCAATCGAGATGATTGGCGTTCGGACGGACTGGCCCTATGGCGCGTTCGAGTACACGATTCAACTCGGGCCGATGCTCTTCGGTGAGGTCCCGATAGCGCTCCCGCTGTTTTTTATCCCACTCGTCTTGAACGCATATCTGCTGACGTTGTTGGTACTCGGTGACTGGCGTGATCGGCTGTTCGTCCGAGTGCCGGTCGCCATCGCTGCCGTCGTCGCAGTGGACGTCGTCCTGGACCCTGCTGCCGTCGCTATCGGCTTCTGGGAATTCGACTCGGGTGGATTCTACGGCGTTCCGCTCTCAAATTACCTTGGATGGGTTCTCTCCGGAACTGTTGCTATCCTCCTCGTGGAGTTGGCCTTCGACCGAGAAGCACTCCTCGAGCGCGTCGAAGAGTGCGTGTTCATCCTCGACGACCTCGTGAGCTTCGTATTGCTGTGGGGCGCGATTAATCTCCTCTATGGCAACTGGATTGCAGCAGGTGTCGCCGGGCTGTTCTGTCTTGGACTGTTCAGTACGGATCGGTACGACTGGGAGATGGTTCGAACCGCGATTCCGTCAATAAATATGCGGTAA
- the msrB gene encoding peptide-methionine (R)-S-oxide reductase MsrB codes for MGQRGDADDRPADDAEWREQLSDEEYRILREAGTEAPFSGEYVDHKDDGSYACAGCGTELFDSETKFDSGCGWPSFYDTDDDRIETRLDTSNGMRRTEVLCAECGGHLGHVFEDGPEPTGKRYCINSVALEFEDEDGA; via the coding sequence ATGGGACAACGAGGCGACGCTGACGACCGTCCAGCAGACGACGCAGAGTGGCGTGAGCAACTCAGCGACGAGGAGTATCGCATCCTGCGCGAAGCCGGCACGGAAGCCCCATTCAGCGGCGAGTACGTCGATCACAAAGACGACGGCAGCTACGCCTGTGCCGGCTGTGGGACCGAACTGTTCGACTCCGAAACCAAGTTCGACTCCGGCTGTGGCTGGCCGAGTTTCTACGACACCGACGACGACCGCATCGAGACCCGTCTCGACACCAGCAACGGCATGCGCCGCACCGAAGTACTGTGTGCCGAGTGTGGGGGCCACCTCGGGCACGTCTTCGAGGACGGCCCCGAACCGACGGGCAAACGCTACTGTATCAATTCCGTTGCCCTCGAGTTCGAGGACGAAGACGGGGCGTAA
- a CDS encoding bacterio-opsin activator domain-containing protein, translated as MDSRDNLAAAALETLPITVAILDDEGEILLTNQSWRTFEGEEIPNDHIGVNYVATAAMDRDDDEHAEQAVNGITAVLAGEQETFSMEYPCHSPEEKRWFLMRASRFTVDDETRVSVVHLDITERKLAEIAAEASAEQVREEHRALEHVLHRVDGLIRDVTDAAVGAGNRDDIERRVCQRLVDTEPYVLAWIGRVDVATQRITPQAWAGHDDVPLEDADLVLDAGDAQSHPAVQALEGGDSHVIQDIATFDDADRWWPTCAGERFHSVVAIPLEYGDVTYGVLVLFADEPNVFDGRELPVLESLAGTVSTALNAIETRRMLTTETVVELEVAIEDSSLFVTALANALEATLTYRGITYDEHGTPLAFFHVDRTAGVVDAAADIDAIERASVVTEYEEGVLLEVALSSGLVTALANHGAMIQRLDVDDRVADLALELPNGQSARSAYNTVTERYDRVELLSYHETDQPTQTPRDITAQLDERLTDRQQMALRKAYYANYFEWPRDVSGEELADSMGVSRSTFHQHLRAAQRKLLEELFAADPTSEG; from the coding sequence ATGGATTCCCGGGATAACCTCGCCGCTGCCGCCCTTGAGACACTCCCGATCACCGTCGCCATACTCGACGACGAAGGGGAGATTCTACTCACAAATCAGTCGTGGCGCACGTTTGAGGGCGAAGAGATACCCAATGATCACATTGGCGTTAATTACGTCGCAACCGCGGCGATGGACCGTGATGACGACGAACACGCCGAACAAGCAGTCAACGGTATCACAGCCGTTCTCGCTGGTGAACAGGAGACGTTCTCGATGGAGTATCCATGTCACTCTCCGGAGGAGAAACGATGGTTCCTGATGCGTGCGAGTCGATTTACCGTCGATGATGAGACACGGGTTTCGGTTGTCCACCTCGACATCACTGAACGGAAACTCGCCGAAATCGCCGCCGAAGCCTCAGCCGAACAGGTACGTGAAGAGCATCGCGCCTTAGAGCACGTCCTCCATCGCGTCGACGGCCTCATCCGTGACGTCACCGATGCCGCTGTCGGCGCAGGCAACCGCGATGACATCGAACGACGCGTCTGTCAGCGCCTCGTTGATACCGAGCCGTACGTCCTCGCTTGGATCGGCCGCGTCGACGTCGCGACACAGCGAATCACGCCACAGGCATGGGCTGGCCACGACGACGTCCCACTCGAGGATGCCGACCTCGTCCTCGACGCTGGCGATGCCCAGAGCCACCCCGCCGTGCAGGCGCTCGAGGGTGGGGATTCACACGTTATTCAGGATATTGCGACGTTCGATGACGCCGACCGCTGGTGGCCCACCTGTGCCGGTGAGCGGTTTCACTCTGTCGTCGCGATTCCACTCGAGTACGGCGATGTGACTTACGGCGTACTCGTCTTGTTTGCCGACGAACCGAACGTCTTTGACGGCCGCGAACTGCCAGTTCTCGAGTCGCTCGCGGGAACGGTCTCGACCGCACTCAATGCGATCGAAACCCGACGTATGCTTACGACTGAGACCGTCGTCGAACTCGAGGTGGCGATCGAAGATTCGTCGCTGTTCGTCACGGCGCTTGCCAATGCACTCGAGGCGACGCTTACCTATCGAGGAATAACCTACGACGAACACGGCACGCCGCTTGCGTTCTTTCATGTCGATCGGACAGCGGGCGTGGTCGATGCGGCCGCGGATATCGATGCCATCGAGCGGGCGTCTGTTGTAACCGAGTACGAGGAAGGCGTCTTACTCGAGGTCGCACTCTCGTCTGGGCTCGTAACGGCGCTTGCGAACCACGGCGCGATGATCCAGCGCCTTGACGTCGACGATCGCGTCGCTGATCTGGCACTCGAGTTGCCAAACGGGCAGTCTGCTCGGTCGGCGTACAATACCGTCACGGAGCGCTACGACCGGGTCGAGTTACTCAGCTACCACGAGACTGACCAGCCAACACAGACGCCTCGCGACATCACCGCACAACTCGACGAACGCCTGACTGACCGCCAGCAGATGGCGCTTCGAAAGGCCTACTACGCCAACTATTTCGAGTGGCCACGTGATGTCTCGGGTGAGGAACTGGCTGATTCGATGGGCGTCTCCCGATCGACGTTTCACCAGCACCTCCGCGCCGCACAGCGAAAATTGCTCGAGGAACTGTTTGCCGCGGACCCGACTAGTGAGGGCTAG